Genomic DNA from Sphingomonas lacunae:
ATTGGTCGCCGGTCCCCAATAGGGGGATTCTTCGAGCGGCTGCTCCAACTGTGTATTGAGCTGGCTGATGACATTGTCGATGGTCATGCGCGTTTCCACGACGCCCGACGCCAGACCTTCACGGAAGCGACCGACCGACCGGTCAATAAGCGTCGCGAATTGGGTGTGGCGCTTCAGATTATTCTCATAATCCTCGACGGTGCGAAACGGCGCCGCGCCGCGTCCGCTGGCAAAGGTCGGATAGAAAGTGTGGAAACCGAAGAAGTGGTTGATCGGCCGGACCACATTGAGCGCCAATATCTCCGGCTGGAGGCTGCGCAATGTGTCGCGCTGTGTATAGGCGAACACGTCATAGGCCAGCTGGTCGGTCGGGTTGAGCGCCGCCCGGTCAATCCTCTGCAAGGCCGCAAGGTCCGCCTCTGCCGCTGCCCGTTCGCCGTTGAAATAGGCGTCGGTGATATTGTCGCCCAACTGGTCGGCATAGCGCATGTCACCGCGGAACAGCGCGCCCAGCGGGTTGCGGCGCATGCTGGCCTCATCGCTGTCGCGGAACAATTGCCACAAGGCGTCATGCGCCGGATTCGGTGCTTCGGCCGTTGCAGCAGCCGGTGCGGGCGTCCCGGCCGGCGTGGTCGAATGTGCGAGCGCGGGTGAGGTAAAGGCCAGGGCAATCAGCGGGAGAGAGGCAGCGATACGGCGCATTGGGAAGGACTCCATCGATTGTGTATTGTTACAATAATACAGTAAGGGCGGTTCGCGCAAGGACCAATTGACCGGCCTGAGGATCAGGGAATCACGCGGCCGCGCACCATCACCCAGCGCACTTGTTCCAGAGTGCGCACGTCCGTCAGCGGATTGCCGTCGACCGCAATCATGTCCGCCGAAAAGCCGCGGGCGATGCGACCGATCTCTCGTTCCATGCGCAAGGTCCGGGCGGCAACGGTGGTGGCGCTGGCCAATGCTTCACGCGGGGTCATGCCGGCATCGACCATCAGCTGGAATTCCTGAGCATTCTGGCCATGCGGAAAGACCCCGGCATCGGTGCCAAAGGCGATCGGCACATTATACCGGCGGGCGAGCCGGACATTGTCGCCCAGATGATCGAGGGTCTCACGGATCTTGGACTCGACGACCGGTGTATAGATGCCGCGACCCAGACCATCGCGAACGCCGGTCAAGGCGCGCAGCGTCGGGACCAGCGCCGTGCCGCGCTGTTGCATGACGCGGATTGCGGCTTCATCAACAAATGTGCCATGGTCGATCGTGTCGATCCCAGCCGCTGCCGCTGCTTCCACACCGCGCGCGCCATGGGCATGGGCCATGACTTGCAGGCCCAGGCTGTGCGCTGTGGTGGCAATCGAGGTCATTTCCTCGGTGGTAAAATGGGCTTCGAGCCCACGGGCCTGTTGCGACAGGACGCCGCCCGTCGCGGTGATCTTGATCACGTCCGATCCTGCGCGCGACGCTTCCCGCACCCGCTCGGCGCATTCGACCGCGCCGGTGCAGGTGAAGTTGGTGGCAAGCGCGTGCAGCACTTCCTCGCGAAAGCCGGTGACGTCGCCATGCCCGCCGACGATTGACAGGGCCGGGCCGGCAGCGACGATGCGTGGTCCCGGAATCACCCCTTCGGCGGTACCCCGCCGCAGGACGAAACCGACGTTGGCGGCCGATCCGGCCTCGCGCACGGTGGTGAAGCCGGCGCGGACCGTGGTCAGCGCATTGCGGGTGCCGACAACCACGCCCCATTCATCCGGATCGACCGCTTCGCGCCAGAATTCGCCACCCGGATCGCTCGACAGATGGACGTGCATGTCAATCAGGCCGGGCAACACCGTCTTGTCGAGCAGGTTAATCACCGTCGCCCCTTCGGGTGCCGGGCGGACACCGGGAACAATATCGGTAATGCGGCCATCGACGACAGTGATGGTCGCCGGGCCGAACATGTCGGATTCCGCCGTGGCAATTAGTCGGCCGGCATGGATGACCTGTGTGTCGGCGAGGGCGGGAGCGGCAAGAAACAGGGCGACTGCTGTGAGGGCGGCGCGAAGCTGGCGCATGAAAGGATCTTTCCCGGTTGATCAACTGGCTGCGGACGTTGCAGTGGTAACCAGCCGTACGCAAGGCCGATTTGGGCCAGAGAGGCTGTTGAGCCACAAAAAGACGGGGCGGGCCCTTGCCGGACCCGCCCCGCCTGGTGCCCTGCCGTGATCAGGGGTTCACCAGAAGAAATTTTCGATCACATCAACGACCTGTCCGGTGGTGATATCGACCAGCAGCGCGTCGTCATAATAGCGCACCCAGCGATAGGGCCCGTAAACGTCAGGCAGGCGATAATACCAGGGATCGTTGATCCAAAATTGTTCGGCATAAAACAGCGGCCACAGGTTGAATCCTATGTGCAGTCGGCGGTAGCTCCAGTCCCGATAGGGCGAATAATAGCGGGGCAGCCGGTAGAAGCTGGAATAGCGCGTGCGGTGCGATTGCCAGTCGTAGCGGCGGTCATTGCGCCAGCTGCGATCCCAGTTGCCATGGCCCCGGTTGCCATAGCGCCCGGCATAGCGATCATTGTCGCGGCGGTCCCAGCGGCGGTTGTTGTCATAGCGGTTGCCGTCGCGGCGGTCCCAGCGGTTGCGATCCCAACGGTCGTCATTCCGCCGGTCCCAGCGGTTATCGTCATAGCGCCGGCCATTGTCATAGCGATTGCCGCCATTGGTGCGTTCGGCATTGCGGATCACTCGCTGCCCATAACCAGTGCTGGTCGTTTCGGTGCGGCGGTTGGAATTCCAGTCCCCGGCGCGGTTGCCGCCGCGGCGCTCATAACCTCGGGTGGCATCACCCTGGCGATAGCGATCACGGCCCTGCCAGCGGCCACTGTCTGCCGGGGCGGGGCTTGCCGTGGTCGTCGTTGAGCTCACTGGCGGCTGCCAGCGGTTACCGTCACCACGGCGACCGCCCCAGTCACCGCGCGTCGCGGGGCGCTCGGTGCTGCGCTCGACAGGGCGTTCCGCGCGCGGCTGGCGCCAGCCGCCCGCATCATTGTTGACCCGGGCGCGGTAGCCGCCGCCGCGGGCATCGCCGGCGCTTTCGGCGCGACCGCGCCAGCCACCGCCATTGCCGTCCCCCCTGCCGCGCCAACCGCCGGCTGACGGCGCGCTCGGAGTCGGCGAGGGTGTGGGAGACGCGGTCGGGCCGCCCCAGCCACCGCCATCATTGGAGCGGCCGCCGCCACCGCCGCGACCACCCCAGCCGCCGCCGTCACCGCGACCTCGACGCTGGAAATCGCCGCTGTTGGTGGATGGCATGGCTGGCGTGCTGCGCACGGTGGATGCGGGCAGGTCGACGGAATGGATGCCACCGGAAGTAGCGGCAATGGCTGCTGCCCTTGCCTGGGCGCGAACCTGATCACCAAGGCTGTCCTGCGCCTGGACAGCGGAAAGGGGCGTAAGGGCAGTGGCTACGATGAGCAGGGTGCCGAACCAGCGACTCGTCATCTTTTCAATCCTCCGCCGGACTGCTCGACGCGAATCATGCGCGGCTCTGCCGGATCATGAGGAAGGGTTTACGAGTCGTTATCTGACACTGGGCTGAACCGTTTCGGCAGCAGACAGTCAGCTTTGCCGGATCCGCCTCAAAGCCTGAGTCCTGCGGTTTCGGGCAGGCCGGCCATGATGTTGAGATTTTGCACACATGCGCCACTTGCGCCCTTGCCAAGGTTGTCGAGCAAGGCGACGAGGCGCAACTGGCTGCCGTCGGCAGAGGTGAAGACGCGCAGGTCCAGACGGTCCGTCGGGTTGCTGCCCTGACGCAACAGCAATTCGCCGTCGGGTGCATCGGTGCCGACGCTGACCAGCGGTGACCCGGCATAATGGGCGCAGAGCGCGGCCATAATTTCATCCGCCGGGGCGATACGCGGGTCGGCGGCGCGCGAAAGCGGCAGTTCGACGGCCATGCCGCGATGCGCCGGAATTACGGCTGGAGCAAAGACTGGCGCGTGGGTCAGACCGGCATGCTGGGTCATTTCGGGGACATGTTTGTGGCCCATGGCAAAGCCATAGCCACGCCAGGCAATGCCCTGATCCTCCTCAAAGCGGGCGATCAGCGCCTTGCCTCCACCCGAATACCCCGACACGGCGTGAACGACATAGGGATAGTCGGCCGGCAACAGGCCAGCGGCGATCAACGGCGCGGCAAAGGCGAGAAAGCCGGTGGGGTAGCAACCCGGGTTGCTGACATATTTGGCTGCTGCGATGGCCTCCCGCTGACCGGTCGCCATTTCGGCAAAGCCATATGTCCAGCCCGCCGCAACACGATGCGCGCTTGACGCGTCAATCAGGCGCACGGCGCTGCCTTCGGCAAGGGCCGCCGCTTCCCTGGCAGCATCATCGGGCAGGCAAAGGATGGCGAAGTCAGCACCGCGCAGCGCATCGGCGCGGGCCGTGCTATCCTTGCGCCGATCTTCGGCGAGGGTGATCAATTCAATGTCGGCCCGACCGCCAAGCCTTTCCGCTATTTCCAGCCCGGTGGTGCCGACCGCCCCGTCAATGAACAGACTGACGCTCATGCCCGGTCACGCCCGGCAGGGGAAAGTTCGGCCGCTTCGACATAGCCGACGACATGACCATCGACGGCATAGCCCCATGCCCAACCGCCGGTAATGTCGAGCAGGGCAAAGCGATCCCCCGCCTTCAGCCGCTGGCGTTCTTCCGCATCGCTGTCGGCGGACGCGCGCAGGATAGTGTCGGCCGAAGCCAGCCAGTCAGCAGGCTTGGCATAATGGGGCGCAAAATGATGCTCGGCCTCAGCCAGATCGGCGAGGTCGGGACGGATGGCCTGGCGGGTCGGATCGTAGGGGCGGGAATGGCCCGACAGGTGGAAGCGGACGCGCTCAGCCGGTTTGGGCGTGTTGGTCGGCCTCTCCGAGCAGTTGGTTGAATCGTTCAAGAAATTCTGTCCCCACCGGCGTGATCTCAACGAAGATATTGCGACCGTCACGCCGGTCACGTTTGCGCTGCAGATAGCCGAGGGCAGTGAGTTTGTTCAAGGCGCGAGTGACAACCGGTTTGGAGACGCCCATCCGCTCCGCCAAACCGCGCACCGTGTGGGGACCGGGTGCCAGTCCGACGCTTAGCATGATGCCCATCTGGCGATTCGTGAGATCAGGCAATTCCGACCTGACAATACCAATCAGGCAAGACATCCATGCAACGCTGTTCATAACCTGCGACTTTCCCGGATTGCTCATTTTAGCGGGCGGCATAGCGCCACCCAACCGCCCTAACGCTTGAACGGGCGGCTGGTTGCATCACCGAGATGAAAATTTGTCTTTGTGAATCAATTCACTTTGAAGCGCTGTTCGAGCATGCCCCATGCTGCGCGAAGGCCCAGTGCCGCGCCGCCCTTGGCCCTGCCCGGTTTGGCGGAGGGCCGCCAGGCGAATGTGTCGAAGTGCGCCCAGGCGATGTCCTTTGGCACGAAACGGCGCAGGAACAGCGCGGCTGTGATGCTTCCGGCAAAGCCGCCTGCGGGCGAATTGGTCATGTCGGCCGTGTCGGATTTCAGCATTTCGTCATAACCGTCCCAAAGCGGCAGGCGCCACAGTGGGTCGTCGCGCTCCTTGCCCGCTGAAATCATGGCATCGGCCAGAGCATCGTCATTGGCGAACAGGGCGGGCAGATCAGGGCCGAGCGCAACCCGGGCCGCACCGGTCAAGGTGGCAAAATCGATGATCAGTTCGGGGTTGCCCTCGACCGCCTTGGTAAGGGCATCGCCCAATATCAGCCGCCCTTCGGCATCGGTATTGTCAATCTCGACGGTCAGGCCCTTGCGGCTGGTGAGAATGTCGCCGGGTCGCATGGCATCGCCGGCGATACTGTTTTCAACAGCCGCCACCAGCAGGTGCAACCGGACCGGCAGACCGGTTTCCATGACCAGGCTGGCGAGCGCGAGGGCGTGGGCGGCGCCCCCCATGTCCTTTTTCATCAGCGCCATGCTGTTGCCCGGCTTGATGTTGAGTCCGCCGCTGTCAAACGTCACGCCCTTGCCAACGATGGCAACAGGCGGGTGGGCGGGATTGCCCCAGACCAGTTCAATCAGACGGGGCGCGCGGTTGCGCCCCGCAGCGCGACCGACCGCGGCGATCATGGGATAGCCTTGTTCGAGGGCATCGCCCTTGGTGACGGTCAGGTCTGCCTTGTGCTTGCGGGCGAGATCGGCGCTGGCCTGTTCCAGTTCGGCGGGGCCCAGATCAGCGGCGGTCGTGTTCACCAGATCGCGAACCATGCACACTGCCGTTGCTTCCCGCAGCGCGGCGGCCATGCGCACCGGGTCGGTCGTCAACAGGACACGGGGGGCCTCGGCTTCGGTCTTGGGCTTGTAGCGGATGTAGCGATACTGGCCGGTCAACCAGCCGAACATGGCGACGCCCGGGTCGCCGCTGGCGAGGCGATAGGTGCCCGCCGGCAGGACAGCCGCCAGTTTGGCAAGGCACCAGCTGGAGAAATTGCCGGCGTTGGCGGTTACGGTAACGACCGACCAGTCGTCAGCGCCGTCCCCCGGCAGTATCGCGTGGGCATAGCCTTCCAGCTTCATGCCCTGTGCGCTGATGGCGGTGCGCGCCCGCTCAGGCTGTGCGGCGAGCCAGCTTTCATAGCTGTGCTTGTCGACGACATGGATGGTGCGGGCTGGCTGCCCCTTGTCGGGTTGCAGCATGGGAGAGAAATCAGTCATGCCACAGCTTTAGGCGTGGATGGCAGGGCGGGAAAGGGGGTACGCGCCCCTATTCCGCCGCCTCCGCCATGGCCGGAGCCGCTGCGACACTGGCCTTGCGAAATGTTAGGAACCCGTCCGTGATCGAGCTGGTGCGCATGTCGATCCTGTCAGCCAGATAATCCTGATTGAGCCGCCAGGGGAGCTGGTCGGCATTTTTCGGCATGATCGAAAGCGAGCGCTGGATATAGCCTGATGAGAAATCAAAGACATTGTCCTCGATCAGCTGTTCGGGATGGTCGAGTACCGGCAGGGCAATGTCGCTGCCCGTCGCCGACATGTGGTTGAGCACACGGCACACCCATTCGGACACAATATCCGCACGCAGGGTCCAGCTGGCATTGAGATAGCCGAACACCGCCGCATAATTGGGAATGTTCGAGAACATGCAGCTCTTGTAATAGAAATGCTGGTTCCATTGCACCGGTTCACCGTCGACGCTGACAGCGATCTTGCCAGCCAGGGTCAGGTTGAGGCCTGTGGCGGTGATGATGACATCGGCATCAAGATGCTTGCCCGATTTGAGCAGGATGCCCGTTTCGTCAAAGCAGTCGATATGGTCGGTGACCACCGCCGCCTTGTCGTCGCGGATGGCATTGAAGAAATCGCCATCGGGTACCAGGCACAACCGCTGGTCCCAAGGGTCATACGGAGGGGTGAAGGCGGCTTCGTCATATTTCTCGCCCAGCGCTTCCTTCAGCTTGCCGGTCAGGAAATCCTTGACCTTTTGCGGCTGGGTCTGGGCGCGCTTGAACACGATGTTCTGCATGTGGATGTTCTTGAAGCGGGTGAGCGCATAGGCCCAGCTTTCCGGCAGTATCTTGCGCAGGAAATTGGCGATGCCGTCGCGTGCCGGGCGTATGGCGTACCAGGTCGGTGTGCGCTGCAACATTGTCACATGGGCGGCGGCACCTGGGTCCCCCGGCTTGACCATTGACGGAACGATGGTGACCGCGGTCGCGCCCGAACCGATGACGACAACCTTTTTGCCCGCATAGTCAAAATCCTTGGGCCAGAATTGCGGGTGGATGATCTCTCCCTTGAATGTCTCGCGTCCCTTGAAACCGGCGTCATAGGGATTGTCATAATCATAATAGCCCGAACCCTGGTAGAGGAAGCGGGCGCGCATCACCTGCCGTTCGCCGGTCGCGCTTTCGGTGGTCACGGTCCACATCGCATCGGCACTGTTCCAGTCGGCGGTCAGCACCTTCCGGTTCAGGCGGATGTGGCGGCGGATATCCCGTTCATCGACAATGCG
This window encodes:
- a CDS encoding metal-dependent hydrolase family protein: MRQLRAALTAVALFLAAPALADTQVIHAGRLIATAESDMFGPATITVVDGRITDIVPGVRPAPEGATVINLLDKTVLPGLIDMHVHLSSDPGGEFWREAVDPDEWGVVVGTRNALTTVRAGFTTVREAGSAANVGFVLRRGTAEGVIPGPRIVAAGPALSIVGGHGDVTGFREEVLHALATNFTCTGAVECAERVREASRAGSDVIKITATGGVLSQQARGLEAHFTTEEMTSIATTAHSLGLQVMAHAHGARGVEAAAAAGIDTIDHGTFVDEAAIRVMQQRGTALVPTLRALTGVRDGLGRGIYTPVVESKIRETLDHLGDNVRLARRYNVPIAFGTDAGVFPHGQNAQEFQLMVDAGMTPREALASATTVAARTLRMEREIGRIARGFSADMIAVDGNPLTDVRTLEQVRWVMVRGRVIP
- a CDS encoding RcnB family protein, which codes for MTSRWFGTLLIVATALTPLSAVQAQDSLGDQVRAQARAAAIAATSGGIHSVDLPASTVRSTPAMPSTNSGDFQRRGRGDGGGWGGRGGGGGRSNDGGGWGGPTASPTPSPTPSAPSAGGWRGRGDGNGGGWRGRAESAGDARGGGYRARVNNDAGGWRQPRAERPVERSTERPATRGDWGGRRGDGNRWQPPVSSTTTTASPAPADSGRWQGRDRYRQGDATRGYERRGGNRAGDWNSNRRTETTSTGYGQRVIRNAERTNGGNRYDNGRRYDDNRWDRRNDDRWDRNRWDRRDGNRYDNNRRWDRRDNDRYAGRYGNRGHGNWDRSWRNDRRYDWQSHRTRYSSFYRLPRYYSPYRDWSYRRLHIGFNLWPLFYAEQFWINDPWYYRLPDVYGPYRWVRYYDDALLVDITTGQVVDVIENFFW
- a CDS encoding SH3 domain-containing protein; protein product: MNDSTNCSERPTNTPKPAERVRFHLSGHSRPYDPTRQAIRPDLADLAEAEHHFAPHYAKPADWLASADTILRASADSDAEERQRLKAGDRFALLDITGGWAWGYAVDGHVVGYVEAAELSPAGRDRA
- the argC gene encoding N-acetyl-gamma-glutamyl-phosphate reductase, which gives rise to MSVSLFIDGAVGTTGLEIAERLGGRADIELITLAEDRRKDSTARADALRGADFAILCLPDDAAREAAALAEGSAVRLIDASSAHRVAAGWTYGFAEMATGQREAIAAAKYVSNPGCYPTGFLAFAAPLIAAGLLPADYPYVVHAVSGYSGGGKALIARFEEDQGIAWRGYGFAMGHKHVPEMTQHAGLTHAPVFAPAVIPAHRGMAVELPLSRAADPRIAPADEIMAALCAHYAGSPLVSVGTDAPDGELLLRQGSNPTDRLDLRVFTSADGSQLRLVALLDNLGKGASGACVQNLNIMAGLPETAGLRL
- a CDS encoding leucyl aminopeptidase family protein, with protein sequence MTDFSPMLQPDKGQPARTIHVVDKHSYESWLAAQPERARTAISAQGMKLEGYAHAILPGDGADDWSVVTVTANAGNFSSWCLAKLAAVLPAGTYRLASGDPGVAMFGWLTGQYRYIRYKPKTEAEAPRVLLTTDPVRMAAALREATAVCMVRDLVNTTAADLGPAELEQASADLARKHKADLTVTKGDALEQGYPMIAAVGRAAGRNRAPRLIELVWGNPAHPPVAIVGKGVTFDSGGLNIKPGNSMALMKKDMGGAAHALALASLVMETGLPVRLHLLVAAVENSIAGDAMRPGDILTSRKGLTVEIDNTDAEGRLILGDALTKAVEGNPELIIDFATLTGAARVALGPDLPALFANDDALADAMISAGKERDDPLWRLPLWDGYDEMLKSDTADMTNSPAGGFAGSITAALFLRRFVPKDIAWAHFDTFAWRPSAKPGRAKGGAALGLRAAWGMLEQRFKVN
- a CDS encoding MarR family transcriptional regulator → MNSVAWMSCLIGIVRSELPDLTNRQMGIMLSVGLAPGPHTVRGLAERMGVSKPVVTRALNKLTALGYLQRKRDRRDGRNIFVEITPVGTEFLERFNQLLGEADQHAQTG
- a CDS encoding flavin-containing monooxygenase codes for the protein MNAVTPIAPASTNAADVDVLIVGAGISGIGMAVHLQQKCPDRSFALVDRRENLGGTWDLFRYPGIRSDSDMHTLGFIFEPWKHEKSIADGPAILDYLNRIVDERDIRRHIRLNRKVLTADWNSADAMWTVTTESATGERQVMRARFLYQGSGYYDYDNPYDAGFKGRETFKGEIIHPQFWPKDFDYAGKKVVVIGSGATAVTIVPSMVKPGDPGAAAHVTMLQRTPTWYAIRPARDGIANFLRKILPESWAYALTRFKNIHMQNIVFKRAQTQPQKVKDFLTGKLKEALGEKYDEAAFTPPYDPWDQRLCLVPDGDFFNAIRDDKAAVVTDHIDCFDETGILLKSGKHLDADVIITATGLNLTLAGKIAVSVDGEPVQWNQHFYYKSCMFSNIPNYAAVFGYLNASWTLRADIVSEWVCRVLNHMSATGSDIALPVLDHPEQLIEDNVFDFSSGYIQRSLSIMPKNADQLPWRLNQDYLADRIDMRTSSITDGFLTFRKASVAAAPAMAEAAE